From a single Ascaphus truei isolate aAscTru1 chromosome 2, aAscTru1.hap1, whole genome shotgun sequence genomic region:
- the DSEL gene encoding dermatan-sulfate epimerase-like protein, with the protein MALIFIGHNLFLTIAIFSLSLFHKSVSNYSDWLALTDDVAQYRKLHEFPANAKQKNNIFHPSLYFDAADILELRQKSHTSHLHLFRTIRNAVTTMLSNPSYYLPPPKHADFSAKWNEIYGNNLPPLALYCVLSPDDKTAYAFVLEYMDRMVNYKDWLVQNAPGDEVPLGHSLTGFATAFDFLYRSLDYDRRQKYLEKIQIFSEEMYEYSKVRSWGKQLLHNHQATNMLALLTGALVTETYKESQASVWKQAVVDVMEKTMFLLNHIVDGSLDEGVAYGSYTAKSITQYVFLAKRHFGINHYENNWLKMHFWFYYSTLLPGFQRTVGIADSNYNWFYGPESQLVFLDKFILKNGFGNWLAQQIRKHRPKDGPMVQSTAQRWSTLHTEYLWFDAGLSPQPPPDYDTAKMHVFPNWGVVTYGAGLPNTQTNTFLSFKSGKLGGRAVYDIVHFQPYSWIDGWRSFNPGHEHPDQNSFTFAPNGQVFVSEALYGPKLSHLNNILVFAPSPTSQCNKPWEGQLGECSQWLKWTTDEASDAAGELITATQHGEIMFVSGEAVSAYSSSMKLKSVYRGLLLLNHQTLLVVDHIEKYKDSPISSVSAFFHNLDIDFKYVPFSFLNKYNGAMMDIWDAHYKMFWLDQNGNSPFAKIQEAEQAAEFKKRWTQFVNVTFEVNNKVSRIAYLFYGPYVNVSNLKFVDDSKYGVKISLNVNNTESIVSIVTEYNDLEARFDYLGFGGYAKVEDQYKITRFGLGTEHVKKNKQINMNVFHFGFKVNLIIGLILCLSLGVLAFHLRFYISFGKLMRWILVLIITLWFIELVDVWSTCTQPICAKWNSEMKDTENSKQHESHAMDLPTVVITSLPSSGAEILKQLFFNSSDFVYIRVPTAYIDMPDAEFKIDSFVDACEWSSSDVQDGHFHLIQGWLQSLLQNTKLHLQNIDLHDPSKPKHFQHSISKDKKKRFRRKDHFSEQKSRLKGSYDRDADYIRQLRKHLIAFPNAQPILGLSSGSWTLKLPFLQKIIGPSLRSLYVVRDPRAWIYSMLYKSKPNLFSLRNVPQRLSAMFKEEEKQKCNSNSGYAFEYETLKEELSDSKSNSLSKLSHLWLSNTAAAIRINRNLQPQNYLLVKFEDIVSLPQKTAEMISTFFGIPLSPASLNQILFASSTNLFYLPHEGEISPSNLNNWKLSMPMKEIRLIEEICLMQMDQLGYTTFIG; encoded by the coding sequence ATGGCTCTGATTTTCATAGGACACAATCTATTCCTAACAATAGCCATATTTTCTCTCTCACTATTTCACAAGTCTGTTAGTAATTATTCTGACTGGTTAGCACTGACAGATGATGTTGCTCAGTATCGCAAATTGCATGAATTTCCTGCTAATGCCAAgcagaaaaataatatttttcatCCAAGCTTATATTTTGATGCTGCAGATATTCTAGAATTGAGACAGAAATCTCACACCAGCCACTTACATTTATTTAGGACAATAAGGAATGCTGTTACTACTATGCTGTCCAACCCATCTTACTACTTGCCTCCACCAAAGCATGCTGATTTTTCAGCAAAATGGAATGAGATTTATGGAAATAATTTGCCACCTTTGGCATTATATTGTGTGCTTTCTCCAGATGATAAAACAGCATATGCTTTTGTACTTGAGTATATGGACCGAATGGTTAATTACAAAGACTGGTTGGTTCAGAATGCCCCAGGGGATGAGGTACCACTTGGGCACTCCTTAACAGGGTTTGCCACAGCATTTGATTTTTTGTACAGATCGCTAGACTATGACAGAAGGCAAAAGTATTTGGAAAAGATACAGATTTTCAGTGAAGAAATGTATGAATATTCAAAAGTACGGTCATGGGGAAAACAACTTCTCCACAACCACCAAGCCACTAACATGTTGGCATTGCTCACAGGGGCTTTGGTTACAGAAACATACAAAGAATCCCAGGCGAGTGTTTGGAAACAAGCTGTTGTTGATGTTATGGAAAAGACTATGTTCCTACTTAATCACATTGTTGATGGATCTTTGGATGAAGGCGTTGCTTACGGAAGCTACACTgctaaatcaattacacaatacgTCTTCTTAGCAAAGCGCCATTTTGGTATCAATCATTATGAAAACAACTGGCTGAAAATGCACTTCTGGTTTTATTATTCCACACTGCTGCCAGGTTTTCAGAGAACAGTCGGAATAGCAGATTCTAACTACAACTGGTTCTATGGCCCAGAAAGTCAGttagtatttttggacaagtttATCTTAAAGAATGGATTTGGAAATTGGCTAGCACAGCAGATCAGAAAACACAGACCTAAAGATGGACCTATGGTACAATCCACTGCACAAAGGTGGAGTACACTTCACACAGAATATTTGTGGTTTGATGCAGGGCTATCCCCACAACCTCCACCTGATTATGACACAGCAAAAATGCACGTGTTTCCTAACTGGGGAGTCGTGACCTATGGAGCTGGTTTGCCAAATACTCAGACTAACACATTTCTCTCTTTTAAATCAGGAAAGCTTGGTGGTCGAGCAGTTTATGATATTGTTCATTTTCAACCATACTCATGGATAGACGGGTGGAGAAGTTTTAATCCAGGTCATGAACATCCAGATCAGAATTCCTTTACATTTGCTCCCAATGGACAGGTATTTGTCTCAGAAGCTCTATATGGACCAAAACTCAGCCATTTAAATAATATACTTGTTTTTGCGCCATCTCCTACCAGCCAGTGCAATAAACCATGGGAGGGACAGCTTGGTGAATGTTCGCAGTGGCTTAAATGGACAACAGATGAAGCTAGTGATGCAGCTGGTGAGCTTATAACAGCAACACAACATGGGGAAATTATGTTTGTAAGTGGTGAAGCAGTTTCTGCCTACTCGTCTTCAATGAAATTAAAAAGTGTTTATCGTGGTTTGCTGCTTTTAAATCATCAGACTCTTCTAGTGGTTGACCATATAGAAAAGTATAAAGACTCTCCAATCTCCTCAGTCAGTGCCTTTTTCCATAACCTTGATATTGATTTTAAATATGTTCCTTTTAGCTTTTTAAACAAGTACAATGGAGCCATGATGGACATATGGGATGCTCATTACAAAATGTTTTGGCTAGACCAAAATGGCAATAGCCCTTTTGCTAAGATACAAGAAGCAGAACAGGCTGCCGAGTTTAAAAAGCGTTGGACACAGTTTGTAAATGTAACCTTTGAAGTGAACAACAAAGTTTCAAGAATTGCATACTTATTTTATGGACCATATGTAAATGTTTCAAATCTAAAATTTGTAGATGATAGCAAGTATGGTGTTAAAATCTCACTAAACGTCAATAATACTGAAAGTATAGTATCCATAGTAACTGAATATAATGATCTTGAGGCTCGATTTGATTATCTTGGTTTTGGTGGATATGCAAAAGTAGAAGATCAGTACAAAATAACACGGTTTGGTTTAGGTACTGagcatgttaaaaaaaataaacaaatcaaTATGAATGTATTTCACTTTGGATTTAAAGTAAATTTGATTATTGGGTTAATATTATGCTTAAGCTTAGGAGTTTTAGCATTTCATCTGAGGTTTTATATTTCCTTTGGTAAGCTAATGCGCTGGATCCTAGTACTGATTATCACATTGTGGTTTATTGAATTAGTAGATGTATGGAGTACGTGTACTCAACCTATTTGTGCAAAGTGGAACAGTGAAATGAAAGACACAGAAAACAGCAAGCAACATGAAAGCCATGCTATGGATCTGCCAACTGTAGTAATTACATCACTACCCAGTTCAGGAGCTGAGATTTTAAAACAACTATTTTTCAACAGTTCAGATTTTGTATATATAAGGGTCCCTACTGCTTATATTGATATGCCAGATGCAGAGTTTAAAATTGATTCGTTTGTGGATGCCTGTGAATGGAGTAGTTCTGATGTACAAGATGGACATTTCCATCTAATCCAAGGTTGGCTCCAATCACTACTTCAGAATACAAAACTTCATTTACAAAACATTGATTTACATGATCCCAGCAAACCTAAACATTTTCAACACTCGATCAGcaaggacaaaaaaaaaaggttcagAAGGAAAGACCATTTTTCAGAGCAAAAGAGTAGATTAAAAGGAAGTTATGACAGAGATGCTGACTACATCAGACAACTTAGGAAACATCTAATAGCTTTTCCAAATGCTCAACCTATACTTGGTTTAAGCAGTGGAAGCTGGACGTTAAAACTTCCCTTCCTTCAAAAAATTATTGGACCTTCATTAAGGTCTTTGTATGTTGTTCGAGACCCGCGTGCTTGGATCTATTCAATGTTGTATAAAAGTAAGCCAAATCTTTTTTCTTTGAGGAATGTTCCCCAGCGTTTATCAGCCATGTTTAAAGAAGAAGAAAAGCAGAAATGTAATTCTAATTCAGGCTATGCCTTTGAATATGAGACATTAAAAGAGGAACTTTCAGATTCTAAATCAAATTCTCTTTCCAAACTTTCTCATTTGTGGTTATCAAATACAGCAGCAGCAATCCGGATAAACAGAAATTTGCAGCCACAAAATTATCTTTTGGTCAAGTTTGAAGACATTGTGAGCTTGCCTcagaaaacagcagaaatgaTCTCTACATTTTTTGGTATTCCTCTTTCTCCAGCAAGTTTAAACCAAATATTATTTGCAAGTTCCACAAATTTGTTTTATCTTCCTCATGAAGGTGAAATTTCACCATCTAACTTAAATAACTGGAAACTTAGTATGCCTATGAAAGAAATTAGATTAATTGAGGAGATCTGTCTGATGCAGATGGATCAACTTGGATATACAACGTTTATAGGTTAA